The following are from one region of the Stenotrophomonas lactitubi genome:
- the thrS gene encoding threonine--tRNA ligase, with protein MITITLPDGSRREFEHPVSVMDVAQSIGAGLAKATIAGSVDGVLVDASDVIDHDASLRIITAKDEEGVEIIRHSSAHLVGHAVKQLYPDVKMVIGPVIAEGFYYDIYSERPFTPEDMAAIEKRMGELIAQDYDVIKKVTPRAEVIEIFKARGEDYKLRLIEDMSPEIQAMGMYYHQEYVDMCRGPHVPNTRFLKAFKLTRISGAYWRGDAQNEQLQRVYGTAWADKKQLDAYIKRIEEAEMRDHRRIGKQQDLFHLQEEAPGLVFWHPKGWALWQVVEQYMRKVYRSTGYGEVRCPQILDVSLWQKSGHWDNYQDAMFFTESEKRTYALKPMNCPGHVQVFNQGLHSYRDLPIRYGEFGACHRNEPSGALHGILRVRGFTQDDGHVFCTEDQVEAEVTAFHQQALAVYQHFGFEEIQVKIALRPESRLGDDATWDKAEGALRSALSSCGVEWQELPGEGAFYGPKIEYHLKDAIGRTWQLGTMQVDFMMPGRLGAEYVDENSQKKHPVMLHRAIVGSMERFLGILIEHHAGQFPAWLAPTQVVVANITDAQAEYVSAVTKSLADQGFRVSADLRNEKIGYKIREHTLQRVPYLLVIGDREKENGAVAVRTRSGEDLGSMSLQAFTERLQAEGA; from the coding sequence ATGATCACGATTACCCTTCCCGACGGCAGCCGCCGCGAATTCGAACATCCCGTCAGCGTCATGGACGTCGCCCAGTCGATCGGCGCCGGCCTGGCCAAGGCCACCATCGCCGGTTCGGTGGATGGCGTGCTGGTCGATGCCAGTGACGTCATCGACCACGACGCCTCCCTGCGCATCATCACCGCCAAGGACGAGGAGGGCGTGGAAATCATCCGCCACTCCAGCGCCCACCTGGTCGGCCACGCGGTCAAGCAGCTCTATCCGGACGTGAAGATGGTCATCGGCCCGGTGATCGCCGAGGGCTTCTACTACGACATCTATTCCGAGCGCCCGTTCACCCCCGAAGACATGGCGGCGATCGAAAAGCGCATGGGCGAGCTGATCGCGCAGGATTACGACGTCATCAAGAAGGTGACCCCGCGTGCGGAAGTCATCGAGATCTTCAAGGCCCGTGGCGAGGACTACAAGCTGCGCCTGATCGAAGACATGTCGCCGGAGATCCAGGCGATGGGCATGTACTACCACCAGGAATACGTGGACATGTGCCGTGGCCCGCACGTGCCCAACACGCGTTTCCTGAAGGCCTTCAAGCTGACCCGCATTTCCGGCGCCTATTGGCGCGGCGACGCGCAGAACGAGCAGCTGCAGCGCGTCTACGGCACCGCCTGGGCCGACAAGAAGCAGCTCGATGCGTACATCAAGCGCATCGAAGAAGCGGAGATGCGCGACCACCGTCGCATCGGCAAGCAGCAGGACCTGTTCCACCTGCAGGAAGAGGCCCCGGGCCTGGTGTTCTGGCACCCGAAGGGCTGGGCGCTGTGGCAGGTGGTCGAGCAGTACATGCGCAAGGTGTACCGCAGCACCGGCTACGGCGAAGTGCGCTGCCCGCAGATCCTGGACGTGTCGCTGTGGCAGAAGTCGGGCCACTGGGACAACTACCAGGACGCGATGTTCTTCACCGAGTCGGAGAAGCGTACCTACGCGCTCAAGCCGATGAACTGCCCGGGCCACGTGCAGGTGTTCAACCAGGGGCTGCACAGCTACCGCGATCTGCCGATCCGCTACGGTGAGTTTGGCGCCTGCCACCGCAACGAGCCCTCCGGCGCGCTGCACGGCATCCTGCGCGTGCGTGGCTTCACCCAGGACGACGGTCACGTGTTCTGCACCGAAGACCAGGTCGAGGCGGAAGTGACCGCGTTCCACCAGCAGGCGCTGGCGGTGTACCAGCACTTCGGCTTCGAGGAGATCCAGGTCAAGATCGCGCTGCGCCCCGAATCGCGCCTGGGCGATGACGCCACCTGGGACAAGGCGGAGGGCGCGCTGCGCTCGGCACTGTCCAGCTGCGGGGTGGAATGGCAGGAACTGCCGGGCGAGGGCGCCTTCTACGGCCCGAAGATCGAGTACCACCTGAAGGACGCCATCGGCCGCACCTGGCAGCTGGGCACCATGCAGGTCGATTTCATGATGCCTGGCCGTCTGGGCGCTGAATACGTGGACGAAAACAGCCAGAAGAAGCATCCGGTGATGCTGCACCGGGCCATCGTCGGCTCGATGGAGCGTTTCCTGGGCATCCTGATCGAGCACCATGCCGGCCAGTTCCCGGCCTGGCTGGCGCCGACCCAGGTGGTGGTGGCCAATATCACCGATGCGCAGGCTGAATACGTGTCTGCCGTGACCAAAAGCCTTGCGGATCAAGGCTTCCGCGTCAGCGCCGATTTGCGTAACGAGAAGATCGGCTATAAGATTCGCGAGCACACGCTGCAGCGCGTGCCGTACCTGCTGGTCATTGGTGACCGCGAGAAGGAAAACGGCGCTGTGGCGGTGCGTACGCGTTCTGGCGAAGATCTCGGCAGCATGAGCCTCCAGGCTTTCACCGAGCGGCTCCAGGCCGAGGGCGCGTAA
- a CDS encoding DUF6713 family protein: protein MERWYLATMMSLLLHQIDAAFWQEWQMFQVPGGIQGFLLFNLLAIGVLLHGYRQVVLGLGSARRYALLCGVLGIGTALIHAGFAAAGRDEFHLPLSLLTLLACLVSGSGLLLRSRRR from the coding sequence ATGGAACGCTGGTATCTGGCAACGATGATGTCCTTGCTGCTGCATCAGATCGATGCCGCGTTCTGGCAGGAGTGGCAGATGTTCCAGGTGCCCGGCGGCATCCAGGGATTCCTGCTGTTCAATCTGCTTGCCATCGGCGTACTGCTGCACGGTTATCGCCAGGTGGTGCTCGGCCTGGGTTCTGCGCGCCGCTACGCGCTGTTGTGCGGCGTGCTGGGTATCGGCACCGCCCTCATCCATGCCGGCTTCGCTGCGGCCGGTCGCGATGAATTCCACCTGCCGCTGTCGCTGCTCACGCTTCTGGCCTGCCTGGTCAGCGGCAGCGGCTTGCTGCTGCGCAGCCGTCGGCGATGA
- a CDS encoding low molecular weight protein tyrosine phosphatase family protein: MLNLLFVCSRNQLRSPTAEAMWQRRPGISARSAGTSPHARRPISPADIRWADVIFVMEPKHQHRLQANFARLLEHTPLHCLDIPDDYRCMDPALMALLEAKVAPYLTSSVAKR, encoded by the coding sequence ATGTTGAACCTGCTGTTTGTCTGCAGCCGCAACCAGCTGCGCAGCCCCACCGCCGAAGCGATGTGGCAGCGCCGGCCGGGTATCAGTGCGCGCTCGGCCGGCACCAGCCCGCACGCGCGCCGGCCCATCAGCCCAGCGGATATCCGCTGGGCTGATGTCATCTTCGTCATGGAGCCCAAGCACCAGCATCGGCTGCAGGCGAATTTCGCGCGCCTGCTTGAGCACACGCCGCTGCACTGCCTGGACATCCCCGACGACTATCGCTGCATGGATCCGGCGTTGATGGCGCTGCTGGAAGCGAAGGTTGCGCCTTACCTCACATCGTCAGTGGCGAAGCGGTAG
- a CDS encoding DUF3011 domain-containing protein — translation MSLRLLLPLGGSALALLLAATTVSAQDYDSESSPRTTCESHFNKTQQCPFEGRARLARQLSVTRCVEDDNWGQRRGMLWVTDGCRAEFVAEERGRGRWPGRDRDRDRDGERLVCESYENKEKQCRIRVRHDVRLVKQKSVTTCTEDRNWGWDRRGVWVSDGCRAEFRVY, via the coding sequence ATGAGCCTTCGCCTGCTACTGCCCCTGGGCGGTTCTGCGCTTGCCCTGCTGCTGGCCGCAACCACGGTCTCGGCCCAGGATTACGACAGCGAGTCATCGCCGCGCACGACCTGCGAATCACACTTCAACAAGACCCAGCAGTGCCCGTTCGAAGGACGTGCGCGACTGGCGCGGCAGCTGTCGGTGACGCGATGCGTGGAAGACGACAACTGGGGACAGCGCCGCGGCATGCTGTGGGTTACCGATGGCTGTCGCGCCGAATTCGTCGCCGAAGAGCGTGGGCGAGGTCGTTGGCCCGGACGTGACCGTGACCGTGATCGCGATGGCGAGCGCCTGGTCTGCGAATCCTACGAAAACAAGGAGAAACAGTGCCGCATCCGCGTCCGTCATGACGTGCGGCTGGTCAAGCAGAAGTCGGTCACCACCTGCACCGAGGACCGCAACTGGGGCTGGGACCGACGCGGCGTATGGGTCAGCGACGGCTGCCGCGCCGAATTCCGCGTCTACTGA
- a CDS encoding PepSY-associated TM helix domain-containing protein yields the protein MKFSSQTLRTFTTLHTWVGLVAGFGLFVAFYAGALTLFHHDLPLWQTPGAATALPAGLDDAQYLLDDVLATHAEARRHVGMTFPGADHPQPLAYWQAEDGSWRYAWPGQTGGSPTPPQTGLAELVNELHYSLGLPVAGIYVMGIVSLLYGMALLSGLVIHLPKLLGDLFALRPGRNLKQQWQDAHNVIGVLSLPFHLMFAVTGALLCLVFMQMAVLNPLIYDGKALQAVPTAMDTAPLREASGIPAAPGSLRELHARALEVARAQGVANFEPAYLKLANGGDANATIEITGEASGTLGPLGAVALDVESGRVLASQLPGQRDANHATLSAAYALHFGEFGNGVVVWLYFLLGLGGAFLFYSGNLLWIESRRKRRQPQQSRAAVNMARATVGFCIGLCVAISVAFVAALVLERVAPAQVDHGIRWACFLTWAACALWAALRRPAQAARELLWAAAISTALVPVAHGALNGDWLWLAAARGHWPLFWIDAMALAMAFGFARLAYASQRRARNGDPNSVWAN from the coding sequence ATGAAATTCAGTTCACAGACCCTGCGCACGTTCACCACCCTGCACACCTGGGTTGGCCTGGTCGCCGGCTTCGGGCTGTTCGTGGCGTTCTATGCCGGCGCGCTGACTCTGTTCCACCACGATCTCCCGCTGTGGCAGACGCCTGGCGCAGCAACCGCGTTGCCGGCCGGCCTGGATGACGCCCAGTACCTGCTCGACGATGTACTGGCCACCCACGCCGAAGCGCGTCGCCACGTTGGCATGACCTTCCCCGGCGCCGATCATCCGCAGCCGCTGGCCTACTGGCAGGCCGAAGACGGCAGCTGGCGCTATGCATGGCCGGGACAGACCGGCGGCAGTCCGACGCCACCGCAGACCGGGCTGGCCGAACTGGTCAACGAACTGCATTACAGCCTGGGCCTGCCGGTGGCCGGCATCTACGTGATGGGCATCGTCAGCCTGCTGTACGGCATGGCCCTGCTCAGCGGACTGGTGATCCACCTGCCCAAGCTGCTGGGCGATCTGTTCGCGCTGCGCCCGGGCCGCAATCTGAAGCAGCAATGGCAGGACGCGCACAACGTGATCGGCGTGCTCAGCCTGCCGTTCCATCTGATGTTCGCGGTGACTGGCGCCCTGCTCTGCCTGGTGTTCATGCAGATGGCCGTACTCAATCCCCTGATCTACGACGGCAAGGCACTGCAGGCGGTACCGACGGCGATGGATACCGCGCCGCTGCGCGAAGCCAGTGGCATCCCGGCTGCACCGGGCAGTCTGCGCGAACTTCATGCACGGGCGCTGGAAGTGGCGCGCGCGCAAGGTGTGGCCAACTTTGAACCGGCCTACCTGAAACTGGCCAATGGCGGTGATGCCAACGCGACCATCGAGATCACCGGCGAGGCCAGCGGCACGCTCGGCCCGCTCGGCGCTGTCGCGCTGGATGTCGAAAGCGGCCGCGTGCTGGCCAGCCAGCTGCCTGGCCAACGCGATGCCAACCACGCCACGCTCAGTGCCGCCTATGCCCTGCACTTCGGCGAATTCGGCAATGGCGTGGTGGTCTGGCTGTACTTCCTGCTCGGCCTCGGCGGCGCCTTCCTGTTCTATTCGGGCAACCTGCTGTGGATCGAGTCGCGCCGCAAGCGCCGTCAGCCGCAGCAGTCACGCGCGGCCGTCAACATGGCGCGGGCCACGGTGGGTTTCTGCATCGGCCTGTGCGTGGCGATCTCGGTGGCCTTCGTCGCCGCACTGGTGCTGGAGCGGGTCGCCCCTGCACAGGTCGACCACGGCATCCGCTGGGCCTGCTTCCTGACCTGGGCGGCGTGTGCGCTGTGGGCAGCCCTGCGCCGCCCGGCGCAGGCGGCGCGCGAGCTGCTGTGGGCCGCAGCGATCAGCACCGCGCTGGTGCCGGTGGCACACGGCGCCCTCAACGGTGACTGGCTGTGGTTGGCCGCCGCACGCGGCCACTGGCCGTTGTTCTGGATCGATGCGATGGCACTGGCGATGGCCTTTGGCTTTGCCCGCCTGGCGTATGCGAGCCAGCGGCGGGCCCGCAACGGTGACCCCAACAGCGTGTGGGCGAACTGA
- a CDS encoding MerR family transcriptional regulator: MLDPGSNRELPPIPAKRYFTIGEVSELCDVKPHVLRYWETEFPSLEPAKRRGNRRYYQRHDVLMVRQIRSLLYEQGYTIGGARLRLDGPDAREESALSNQIIKQVRMELEEVLQLLRR; encoded by the coding sequence ATGCTGGATCCGGGCAGTAACCGCGAACTTCCGCCGATTCCGGCCAAGCGCTACTTCACCATCGGTGAAGTCAGCGAACTGTGCGACGTCAAGCCGCACGTGCTGCGCTACTGGGAAACCGAGTTTCCCAGTCTCGAGCCGGCCAAGCGCCGTGGCAACCGTCGTTACTACCAGCGCCACGACGTGCTGATGGTGCGGCAGATCCGCAGCCTGTTGTACGAACAGGGCTACACCATCGGCGGCGCGCGCCTGCGCCTGGATGGTCCGGATGCACGCGAGGAATCGGCCTTGAGCAACCAGATCATCAAGCAGGTGCGGATGGAACTGGAAGAAGTGCTGCAACTGCTGCGTCGCTGA
- a CDS encoding integration host factor subunit alpha, translated as MALTKAEMAEKLFDEVGLNKREAKEFVDAFFDVLREALEQGRQVKLSGFGNFDLRRKNQRPGRNPKTGEEIPISARTVVTFRPGQKLKERVEAYAGSGQ; from the coding sequence ATGGCATTGACCAAGGCGGAGATGGCGGAAAAGCTGTTCGACGAAGTCGGTCTGAACAAGCGGGAAGCCAAGGAATTCGTCGACGCGTTCTTCGATGTGCTGCGTGAAGCATTGGAACAGGGACGTCAGGTGAAGCTGTCGGGCTTTGGCAATTTCGACCTGCGGCGCAAGAACCAGCGCCCGGGTCGCAACCCCAAGACCGGCGAGGAAATTCCGATTTCCGCCCGTACGGTGGTTACTTTCCGTCCGGGCCAGAAGCTCAAGGAGAGGGTGGAAGCTTATGCTGGATCCGGGCAGTAA
- the rplT gene encoding 50S ribosomal protein L20 produces MARVKRGVQARRRHKKILDLAKGYYNARRKVFRVAKQAVIKAQQYAYIGRKQKKRNFRSLWITRINAAARINGLSYSRFMNGLLKAGITLDRKVLADIAVHDAAGFAALAEKAKGALAA; encoded by the coding sequence ATGGCACGAGTTAAGCGTGGCGTACAGGCGCGTCGCCGCCACAAGAAAATCCTTGATCTGGCGAAGGGCTACTACAATGCCCGTCGCAAGGTCTTCCGCGTCGCCAAGCAGGCGGTCATCAAGGCACAGCAGTACGCCTACATCGGCCGTAAGCAGAAGAAGCGCAACTTCCGTTCGCTGTGGATCACCCGCATCAACGCGGCTGCCCGCATCAACGGCCTGAGCTACAGCCGTTTCATGAACGGCCTGCTGAAGGCTGGCATCACCCTGGACCGTAAGGTTCTGGCTGACATCGCCGTGCACGACGCAGCTGGCTTTGCTGCACTGGCCGAAAAGGCCAAGGGCGCACTGGCGGCATAA
- the rpmI gene encoding 50S ribosomal protein L35, which translates to MPKIKTNRAAAKRFRKTASGKYKCGHANRSHILTKKATKRKRNLRQTNHVRAEDAGRLDRMLPYL; encoded by the coding sequence ATGCCCAAGATCAAGACCAACCGGGCGGCGGCCAAGCGTTTCCGCAAGACCGCCTCGGGCAAGTACAAGTGCGGCCACGCCAACCGTAGCCACATCCTCACGAAGAAAGCGACCAAGCGTAAGCGTAACCTGCGTCAGACGAATCACGTCCGCGCAGAAGACGCAGGCCGTCTGGACCGCATGCTCCCTTACCTCTGA
- the pheS gene encoding phenylalanine--tRNA ligase subunit alpha, which yields MSDIQSLTSQALADVAAAQSPDALEQLRVALLGKSGSITSQLKQLGALPADERKAAGEAINQARDALSSALGERKAVLEDAALDARLAAEAIDITLPGRSGERAGLHPITRTLERITGIFGRLGYELSEGPEIEDDWHNFEALNFPPHHPARAMHDTFYFGDGRLLRTHTSGVQVRYMGEHQPPLRMIAAGKVYRSDSDQTHSPMFHQVEGLLVDEHSTFADLKGTLSEFVRAFFERDFEMRFRPSYFPFVEPGAEVDIAWQQPDGSTRWLEVLGCGMVHPNVLRNVGIDPERYTGFAFGLGVERFAMLRYGVNDLRAFFENDVRFLKQFA from the coding sequence ATGAGCGACATCCAATCCCTCACTTCCCAGGCGCTGGCCGACGTGGCCGCCGCGCAGAGCCCGGACGCGCTGGAACAGCTGCGCGTGGCCCTGCTTGGCAAGAGCGGCAGCATCACCTCGCAGCTCAAGCAGCTCGGTGCGCTGCCGGCCGACGAACGCAAGGCGGCCGGTGAGGCCATCAACCAGGCCCGCGATGCGCTGAGCAGCGCGCTGGGCGAGCGCAAGGCAGTGCTGGAAGATGCCGCACTCGATGCGCGCCTGGCCGCCGAGGCGATCGACATCACGTTGCCCGGCCGCAGCGGCGAACGCGCCGGCCTGCACCCGATCACCCGCACCCTCGAGCGCATCACCGGCATCTTCGGCCGGCTGGGCTATGAGTTGTCCGAAGGGCCGGAGATCGAGGACGACTGGCACAACTTCGAGGCGCTGAACTTCCCGCCGCACCATCCGGCGCGCGCCATGCATGACACGTTCTACTTCGGTGACGGCCGCCTGCTGCGCACGCATACCTCCGGTGTGCAGGTGCGCTACATGGGCGAACACCAGCCGCCGCTGCGCATGATCGCCGCCGGCAAGGTCTATCGCAGCGACAGCGACCAGACCCATTCGCCGATGTTCCACCAGGTCGAAGGCCTGCTGGTCGACGAGCACTCGACCTTCGCCGATCTGAAGGGCACGTTGTCCGAGTTCGTGCGCGCGTTCTTCGAGCGTGATTTCGAGATGCGCTTCCGCCCGAGCTACTTCCCGTTCGTCGAACCCGGCGCGGAAGTGGACATCGCCTGGCAGCAGCCCGATGGCAGCACCCGCTGGCTGGAAGTGCTGGGCTGCGGCATGGTTCACCCGAACGTGCTGCGCAACGTCGGCATCGATCCGGAGCGCTACACCGGCTTTGCCTTCGGCCTGGGCGTGGAGCGTTTTGCGATGCTGCGTTACGGCGTCAACGACCTGCGCGCGTTCTTCGAGAACGATGTGCGGTTCCTGAAGCAGTTCGCGTAA
- a CDS encoding GNAT family N-acetyltransferase — MTPQAPALRVRAAECTDLPALIALDSVAADDPRRAAQIGQWLADGHMHVVELDGTLAGYRVQHRHFFGEAFIEMLMVAAPLRRHGIGRALLLHATSISAGTRLFSSTNQSNASMQRLLAAAGFVQCGIVHGLDEGDPELIYRFATDDVR, encoded by the coding sequence ATGACCCCGCAGGCTCCAGCACTTCGGGTGCGCGCGGCCGAGTGCACGGATCTTCCGGCACTGATCGCCCTGGACAGCGTTGCGGCCGATGACCCACGCCGTGCCGCGCAGATCGGCCAGTGGCTGGCGGACGGCCACATGCACGTTGTCGAGCTCGATGGCACGCTGGCTGGCTACCGGGTCCAGCATCGGCACTTCTTCGGCGAGGCCTTCATCGAGATGCTGATGGTGGCCGCGCCGCTGCGCAGACACGGCATCGGCCGTGCGTTGCTTCTGCATGCCACGTCGATCAGCGCGGGCACCCGACTTTTCAGCTCGACCAACCAGTCCAATGCCAGCATGCAGCGGCTGCTGGCAGCCGCAGGTTTCGTGCAGTGCGGGATCGTGCACGGCCTCGACGAAGGCGATCCGGAGCTGATCTACCGCTTCGCCACTGACGATGTGAGGTAA
- the pheT gene encoding phenylalanine--tRNA ligase subunit beta: MKFSENWLRSHVPTTASRDELSAVLTAIGLEVEDVTALGDGLQHVVVARIVEAERHPEADRLQVCKVDAGQAELLQIVCGAPNARPGLVAPLAMVGAQIGELKIKPAKLRGVESNGMLCSAKELGLDNDASGLLELPDDAPVGQTLVEYLGLPDASIEIKLTPNRADCFSIRGIAYDVAAATRSEVLDFIAEPIAAHGSRELAIQLDAGAEAPRYLGRVIEGVNAAAKTPLWMAERLRRSGVRPVSLLVDITQYVMLELGQPMHAYDLGTLQGTIGVRRSRAGENLKLLDGRDAALDDSFLVVTDADRAVGLAGLMGGFDTRVTDATTAVFLEAAHFAPAAIMGRGRKLGLHTDAGHRFERGVDPALPRTAIEYATRLVLDLAGGTPAPVTEAVNAADLPQPATILLRRARITRVLGITIEDAEVERILRALGMQVVVAGEGWQVTAPSRRFDIAIEEDLIEELARIHGYEQIPTTLPGGASRVAMPTETQLDTLSVRRQLVARDLQETVNFAFVDDALLSQWQLRDNLVPLANPLSAELAVMRPALLPGLVATLGRNAARQLGRVRLFEIGRVFAQQAGDASLGESRPAPLETSRVAAAVCGEAQAVQWGLPTRKVDFHDLKGDLESLAAASGAVLEFRPSSRAYGHPVRSAEVFRDGLAIGWIGQIHPRLAKAMDIDVDVYAFELDLEALSARALPRAGELSRYPAVRRDLAFLVPEQVAWSDLAATIRQAAGPLLRELNLFDRYVGQGVEPGFKSLAMGLILQDKSRTLTDRDVEAVVAEAVTAIEREHHARIRG; the protein is encoded by the coding sequence ATGAAATTCTCCGAAAACTGGCTGCGCAGCCACGTCCCGACCACTGCCTCGCGCGATGAGCTGAGCGCGGTGCTGACCGCCATCGGCCTGGAAGTGGAAGACGTGACCGCGCTTGGCGATGGCCTGCAGCACGTGGTCGTCGCGCGTATCGTCGAAGCCGAACGCCATCCCGAAGCCGATCGCCTGCAGGTGTGCAAGGTTGATGCGGGGCAGGCTGAGCTGCTGCAGATCGTCTGTGGTGCGCCGAACGCGCGCCCGGGCCTGGTCGCGCCGCTGGCGATGGTCGGTGCGCAGATCGGCGAATTGAAGATCAAGCCGGCCAAGCTGCGCGGCGTCGAATCCAACGGCATGCTGTGCTCGGCCAAGGAGCTGGGCCTGGACAACGACGCTTCCGGCCTGCTGGAACTGCCGGATGACGCGCCGGTTGGCCAGACCCTGGTGGAGTACCTCGGCCTGCCGGACGCCAGCATCGAGATCAAGCTGACCCCCAACCGCGCCGACTGCTTCAGCATCCGCGGCATCGCCTATGACGTTGCTGCAGCCACGCGCAGCGAAGTACTGGATTTCATCGCAGAGCCGATCGCCGCCCACGGCAGTCGCGAGCTGGCGATCCAGCTCGATGCAGGTGCCGAAGCGCCGCGCTATCTCGGTCGTGTCATCGAAGGTGTCAACGCTGCGGCGAAGACTCCGTTGTGGATGGCCGAGCGCCTGCGCCGCAGTGGCGTGCGCCCGGTGTCGCTGCTGGTCGACATCACCCAGTACGTAATGCTCGAGCTGGGCCAGCCGATGCACGCCTACGATCTGGGCACCCTGCAGGGCACGATCGGTGTGCGTCGTTCGCGCGCCGGCGAAAACCTGAAGCTGCTGGACGGCCGTGATGCTGCGCTGGACGACAGCTTCCTGGTGGTTACCGACGCCGACCGCGCGGTCGGCCTGGCCGGCCTGATGGGCGGCTTCGATACGCGCGTTACCGATGCCACCACCGCCGTATTCCTGGAAGCGGCGCACTTCGCGCCCGCCGCGATCATGGGCCGTGGCCGCAAGCTGGGCCTGCATACCGATGCCGGCCACCGCTTCGAGCGTGGCGTCGACCCGGCGCTGCCGCGTACCGCCATCGAATATGCCACCCGCCTAGTGCTGGACCTGGCCGGCGGTACCCCGGCGCCGGTGACCGAGGCGGTGAACGCGGCCGATCTGCCGCAGCCGGCCACGATCCTGCTGCGCCGCGCACGCATCACCCGCGTGCTGGGCATCACCATTGAAGACGCCGAAGTCGAGCGCATCCTGCGCGCGCTGGGCATGCAGGTGGTGGTCGCTGGCGAAGGCTGGCAGGTCACTGCACCGAGCCGCCGCTTCGACATCGCCATCGAAGAAGACCTGATCGAGGAGCTGGCCCGGATCCACGGTTACGAGCAGATCCCGACCACGCTGCCGGGTGGTGCATCGCGTGTTGCGATGCCGACCGAGACCCAGCTGGACACGCTCAGCGTGCGCCGCCAGCTGGTTGCCCGCGACCTGCAGGAAACCGTCAATTTCGCCTTCGTCGACGACGCACTGCTGAGCCAGTGGCAGCTGCGCGACAACCTGGTGCCGTTGGCCAACCCGCTGTCGGCCGAGCTGGCAGTGATGCGTCCGGCGCTGCTGCCGGGCCTGGTCGCCACCCTTGGCCGCAACGCCGCCCGCCAGCTGGGCCGCGTGCGCCTGTTCGAGATCGGCCGGGTGTTCGCCCAGCAGGCCGGCGACGCGTCGCTCGGCGAAAGCCGGCCGGCACCGCTGGAAACCTCGCGCGTGGCCGCTGCGGTCTGCGGTGAAGCGCAGGCAGTGCAGTGGGGCCTGCCAACCCGCAAGGTCGATTTCCATGACCTGAAGGGCGACCTGGAATCGCTGGCCGCTGCCAGTGGCGCGGTGCTGGAGTTCCGCCCGTCCAGCCGTGCCTACGGCCATCCGGTGCGTTCGGCCGAAGTCTTCCGCGACGGCTTGGCGATCGGCTGGATCGGTCAGATCCACCCGCGCCTGGCCAAGGCGATGGACATCGACGTGGATGTGTACGCCTTCGAGCTGGATCTGGAGGCGCTGTCCGCCCGTGCGCTGCCGCGCGCCGGTGAACTGTCGCGATACCCGGCGGTGCGCCGCGACCTGGCCTTCCTGGTGCCTGAACAGGTGGCCTGGAGTGACCTGGCCGCGACCATCCGCCAGGCTGCCGGCCCGTTGCTGCGCGAGCTGAACCTGTTCGACCGCTACGTCGGCCAGGGCGTCGAGCCGGGATTCAAGAGTCTCGCTATGGGCTTGATTTTGCAGGACAAGTCGCGCACTCTGACGGACCGCGACGTGGAAGCGGTAGTGGCCGAGGCGGTCACTGCCATCGAGCGTGAACACCACGCCCGGATCCGCGGCTGA
- the infC gene encoding translation initiation factor IF-3: protein MGDRNISTPDNKQNRKNQEIRVPRVRVIGSDGEMIGVLTRDEALSMAEDEGLDLVEIQPQADPPVCKIMDFGKFKFEAQKKASEAKKKTKQVEIKEVKFRPVTDEGDYQIKLRKMRGFLEEGDKIKVNIRFRGREMSHQELGREMASRIEGDLGEDIVIESRPRLEGRQMVMMIAPKKKT from the coding sequence TTGGGAGATCGCAATATCAGTACCCCTGACAACAAACAGAACCGCAAGAATCAGGAAATCCGTGTGCCGCGCGTCCGCGTGATCGGCAGTGACGGAGAAATGATCGGCGTGTTGACGCGAGACGAAGCGTTGTCCATGGCCGAAGATGAAGGCCTGGACCTGGTCGAGATCCAGCCGCAGGCAGACCCGCCGGTGTGCAAGATCATGGACTTCGGCAAGTTCAAGTTCGAAGCCCAGAAGAAGGCCAGCGAGGCCAAGAAGAAGACCAAGCAGGTCGAGATCAAGGAAGTGAAGTTCCGTCCGGTCACGGACGAGGGCGACTACCAGATCAAGCTGCGCAAGATGCGCGGTTTCCTTGAAGAAGGCGACAAGATCAAGGTCAACATCCGTTTCCGTGGCCGTGAAATGAGCCACCAGGAACTGGGTCGCGAGATGGCCAGCCGGATCGAGGGTGATCTGGGCGAGGACATCGTCATCGAATCCCGTCCGCGCCTGGAAGGGCGTCAGATGGTGATGATGATCGCGCCGAAGAAGAAGACCTGA